The following are from one region of the Penaeus monodon isolate SGIC_2016 chromosome 19, NSTDA_Pmon_1, whole genome shotgun sequence genome:
- the LOC119585172 gene encoding general transcription factor IIH subunit 2-like (The sequence of the model RefSeq protein was modified relative to this genomic sequence to represent the inferred CDS: added 8 bases not found in genome assembly), producing the protein MNDDDDPKEYRWQSGYEKTWEAIQEDDSGRLEPSVTDMIRRAKRRKLLDREASVRLGIMRHVFIILDLSQAMAEQDLKPTRQICTLKILDEFIREFHDQNPISQLGIIATQNKVAKRHSELSNNPQRHLDCIKRLHELPCRGEPSMQNSLEYALSALRHLPPHTSREILIIYAALTTCDPGEIEATIQKVKDSNIRVSVVGISAELHVCKMISKDTGGSFSVSINDVHLKELIFEHLEPPPASVKMDHTLIKVGFPHQVNTDARPALCMCHLDDLPPLNTRGYYCPQCTAKYCDLPAECRVCGLMLVTAPHLARSYRHLFPLKHFEEVPIEEDQSFHCYGCLKHLTVAASDKNVYICRICKQVFCFECDIFLHETVHSCPGCASDPTISQYNSS; encoded by the exons ATGAATGACGACGATGATCCTAAGGAATatcggtggcagagtggttacgAGAAGACATG GGAGGCAATCCAGGAAGACGACTCGGGGCGACTCGAGCCCTCGGTCACGGACATGATCCGGCGAGCCAAGCGTCGGAAGCTGCTGGATCGAGAGGCAAGCGTTCGGCTGGGGATTATGCGACATGTCTTCATCATACTGGATCTCTCTCAGGCGATGGCAGAGCAAGACTTGAAGCCAACACGTCAGATTTGCACACTTAAG ATATTAGATGAATTTATCAGAGAGTTCCACGATCAAAATCCAATTAGCCAGTTGGGTATTATTGCAACCCAGAATAAAGTGGCCAAGAGACATAGCGAATTGAGCAATAACCCTCAAAGACACTTAGAT TGTATTAAGCGCCTTCATGAGCTTCCATGTCGAGGAGAGCCATCGATGCAGAATTCCTTAGAATATGCCCTGTCAGCCTTGAGGCATCTTCCACCACACACATCTCGGGAAATTCTTATAATATACGCTGCCCTGACTACGTGTGACCCAGGAGAAATAGAGGCCACCATACAG AAAGTCAAAGATTCCAACATACGTGTTTCGGTAGTTGGCATTTCTGCAGAGCTACACGTCTGTAAAATGATAAGCAAGGACACAGGTGGGTCCTTCTCCGTCTCCATCAATGATGTCCACCTGAAGGAGTTGATTTTTGAGCACCTTGAGCCCCCTCCAGCGTCTGTCAAGATGGACCACACGCTGATCAAGGTCGGTTTCCCTCATCAAGTTAATACTGATGCCCGGCCTGCACTC TCACCTTGATGATCTACCTCCTCTGAACACACGTGGATACTACTGTCCACAGTGCACTGCCAAGTATTGTGATCTTCCTGCTGAGTGCCGCGTTTGTGGGCTCATGTTGGTAACAGCTCCCCACTTAGCACGATCTTACAG ACACTTATTCCCGCTGAAGCATTTTGAAGAGGTGCCCATTGAGGAGGATCAAAGCTTCCACTGTTACGGCTGCCTGAAGCACTTGACCGTGGCAGCGTCTGATAAAAAT GTATACATCTGCCGGATATGTAAGCAAGTGTTTTGCTTCGAATGTGATATTTTTCTCCACGAGACGGTCCATTCCTGTCCTGGTTGTGCTTCAGACCCAACAATATCTCAGTACAACTCAAGCTAA